A part of Aegilops tauschii subsp. strangulata cultivar AL8/78 chromosome 2, Aet v6.0, whole genome shotgun sequence genomic DNA contains:
- the LOC123497173 gene encoding uncharacterized protein isoform X1, translated as MRISARDKLVNAGKSKRKRLKSTFEVHRKMKRIMPFCWNCFSGLSNHSDHPCLHYATCCWMALAVQACGTGRTVRHGGTAHLRGEKTKVLQVSSTTYRRRQEWLQSCYEMTLTELLYLTWPRSVH; from the exons ATGCGAATTTCTGCTAG GGATAAGCTGGTCAATGCAGGAAAATCTAAAAGAAAGCGACTAAAATCAACATTTGAAG TTCATCGAAAAATGAAGAGGATCATGCCTTTCTGTTGGAATTGCTTTTCTGGTTTAAGCAATCATTCAG ATCACCCATGCCTCCACTACGCCACCTGCTGTTGGATGGCACTGGCCGTCCAAGCATGTGGAACTGGAAGGACTGTCCGTCATGGCGGCACAGCTCATCTCAGAGGAGAAAAGACCAAGGTCCTGCAG GTTTCAAGTACTACATATAGGAGGAGGCAGGAGTGGCTGCAATCTTGCTACGAAATGACACTTACGGAGCTTCTTTACCTAACATGGCCAAGAAGTGTGCATTGA
- the LOC123497173 gene encoding uncharacterized protein isoform X2, with the protein MRISARDKLVNAGKSKRKRLKSTFEVHRKMKRIMPFCWNCFSGLSNHSDHPCLHYATCCWMALAVQACGTGRTVRHGGTAHLRGEKTKVLQSSCEGFKYYI; encoded by the exons ATGCGAATTTCTGCTAG GGATAAGCTGGTCAATGCAGGAAAATCTAAAAGAAAGCGACTAAAATCAACATTTGAAG TTCATCGAAAAATGAAGAGGATCATGCCTTTCTGTTGGAATTGCTTTTCTGGTTTAAGCAATCATTCAG ATCACCCATGCCTCCACTACGCCACCTGCTGTTGGATGGCACTGGCCGTCCAAGCATGTGGAACTGGAAGGACTGTCCGTCATGGCGGCACAGCTCATCTCAGAGGAGAAAAGACCAAGGTCCTGCAG TCTTCATGTGAAGGTTTCAAGTACTACATATAG
- the LOC123497173 gene encoding uncharacterized protein isoform X3, protein MRISARDKLVNAGKSKRKRLKSTFEVHRKMKRIMPFCWNCFSGLSNHSDHPCLHYATCCWMALAVQACGTGRTVRHGGTAHLRGEKTKVLQAMSYYI, encoded by the exons ATGCGAATTTCTGCTAG GGATAAGCTGGTCAATGCAGGAAAATCTAAAAGAAAGCGACTAAAATCAACATTTGAAG TTCATCGAAAAATGAAGAGGATCATGCCTTTCTGTTGGAATTGCTTTTCTGGTTTAAGCAATCATTCAG ATCACCCATGCCTCCACTACGCCACCTGCTGTTGGATGGCACTGGCCGTCCAAGCATGTGGAACTGGAAGGACTGTCCGTCATGGCGGCACAGCTCATCTCAGAGGAGAAAAGACCAAGGTCCTGCAG GCAATGAGTTACTATATATGA
- the LOC141042115 gene encoding uncharacterized protein — MQFTHSTPGILPHAAVAGPALQIFSIKIVNVNANLGWPLRVYGVVAARDTVDRNRNLLFSRSRANCQQVTEADPFLLLTGPSRAIVAADTVKFEVELRIMYAGADTKDTVLFSSTYNYYSMQQYANPRIHSCCGMLELSVERLTRAAQATIVGVRVVEGEWPFQYGCRVSCYFSPDDDLVPTTPTEVVLVNCKVEEMEKQSDGYVNLSRNVVSVQLEQTLEVVIQAYSESGLEYLHNVEADFPVQQCQTTKRLCTVGNSTVEIVVAWSLLAMDKLDLVLEGYVTPV, encoded by the exons ATGCAATTCACGCACTCCACGCCTGGCATCTTGCCACACGCTGCTGTTGCCGGCCCAGCCCTGCAGATCTTCTCCATCAAAATTGTGAATGTGAATGCCAACTTGGGCTGGCCGCTCCGTGTGTACGGGGTGGTTGCTGCACGAGACACCGTGGACCGCAATCGCAACCTTCTCTTCTCCCGGTCAAGGGCAAACTGCCAACAAGTCACTGAAGCG GATCCTTTTTTGCTCTTGACTGGCCCTTCTCGTGCAATTGTGGCTGCGGACACGGTTAAATTTGAAGTTGAGCTTAGAATTATGTATGCTGGAGCAGATACCAAAGATACAGTATTGTTCTCTTCTACCTATAATTACTATTCCATGCAGCAGTATGCCAACCCCAGGATCCACAGCTGCTGTGGTATGTTAGAGTTAAGTGTTGAGCGCCTTACTAGAGCAGCCCAGGCCACTATCGTGGGTGTCCGTGTTGTTGAAGGGGAGTGGCCTTTTCAATATGGATGCCGGGTTTCTTGCTACTTTTCTCCTGATGATGATCTTGTTCCCACTACACCTACGGAAGTCGTGTTAGTTAACTGTAAGGTTGAGGAAATGGAGAAACAGTCAGATGGTTACGTAAATCTGTCAAGAAATGTTGTTTCAGTGCAACTAGAGCAAACGCTGGAAGTGGTCATTCAAGCCTATTCAGAATCTGGCCTTGAATATCTACATAATGTTGAGGCTGACTTCCCTGTGCAGCAATGCCAAACAACCAAGCGTTTATGTACAGTTGGTAACTCGACGGTTGAGATCGTTGTTGCTTGGTCCCTTCTTGCTATGGATAAGCTGGATCTTGTGCTGGAGGGTTATGTTACCCCAGTGTAG
- the LOC141041344 gene encoding uncharacterized protein has protein sequence MGRRRPDGASEAPSGAMNILSWNCRDSVGLSGGLALYWHESLSLDAKAMNSRYIDAYVTAAEGEPPWRLTCVYGEPRTEDRHLMWSLLRDLHQQADMPWMVIGQMIDFRDVLEVCGLDDPGFAGLPYTYDNWRSGRANVKVRLDRAVANNAWAKVEHLVAPSSDHLAILLKCVQEEPPPAMGRRCRQYEVMWERDPSLLVVIMDTWTELGSLLHLGEVADGLKSMMKRLQDWSRKKFGNVIKEINKSRSRLEEHMSMNADRKEIREANDRLNELLYHEEMLWMQRSFIDWLREGDRNTKFFHRKAVWRARKNRIKVLMDDDGVAHKDHDSMAAMATSYFTSLFTADTSLCADPVIDLINSRVTNDMNVQLCAEYTDKEIADALF, from the exons ATGGGCCGCCGGCGACCTGACGGGGCCAGCGAAGCCCCGTCAGGAGCAATGAATATACTAAGCTGGAACTGCCGAG ATAGTGTTGGTCTAAGTGGTGGTCTTGCTTTGTATTGGCATGAGTCTTTGAGTCTGGATGCGAAAGCTATGAATAGTCGTTATATTGATGCGTATGTGACTGCTGCTGAGGGTGAACCACCTTGGAGGCTTACCTGCGTCTACGGCGAGCCCCGGACGGAGGACCGTCATCTTATGTGGTCCCTCCTCCGTGATCTTCATCAGCAAGCGGACATGCCATGGATGGTGATCG GTCAGATGATTGATTTTCGTGATGTTTTGGAAGTGTGTGGTCTCGATGATCCTGGTTTTGCAGGACTCCCATACACATACGATAACTGGCGTAGCGGGAGGGCCAATGTCAAGGTCCGGCTGGACCGAGCAGTGGCCAACAATGCGTGGGCCAAGGTGGAGCACCTAGTGGCCCCAAGCTCGGACCACCTTGCTATTCTCCTCAAGTGTGTCCAGGAAGAACCCCCACCGGCGATGGGCAGGCGCTGTCGCCAGTACGAAGTGATGTGGGAGAGGGATCCGTCTCTTCTGGTGGTCATCATGGACACCTGGACGGAGCTGGGATCTCTACTTCatttgggtgaggttgcggacgGCCTCAAGAGCATGATGAAGAGGCTTCAGGATTGGAGCCGCAAAAAATTCGGTAACGTGATCAAAGAAATAAATAAATCTCGTTCTCGTCTTGAGGAGCACATGTCTATGAATGCAGATCGTAAAGAGATAAGGGAGGCAAATGATCGGCTCAATGAGCTCCTGTATCATGAGGAAATGTTGTGGATGCAGAGATCCTTCATTGACTGGCTGCGAGAAGGTGACCGTAACACGAAGTTTTTCCATCGGAAGGCAGTCTGGAGGGCACGAAAAAATCGTATTAAGGTTCTGATGGATGATGATGGCGTGGCTCACAAGGATCATGACTCCATGGCAGCGATGGCGACCTCTTATTTCACTTCTCTGTTTACTGCAGACACCTCATTATGTGCTGATCCGGTCATTGATCTGATTAACTCACGTGTTACTAATGATATGAATGTCCAGCTGTGTGCAGAATACACGGACAAGGAAATCGCCGATGCATTGTTTTAG